Part of the Bacillus cereus group sp. RP43 genome is shown below.
TTTTTTTTCATTTAACTCATCCGATATATTTACGATAACACGGCGAATATATTGATCACCGTTATCAAGCGTAAACAGTCCACCGATATTATATGCTTTTAATAATGTCCCAAGCTCTTTAATCGTTCCCTTACAATCTTGTGTTGCAATTGTTAATATATAACCACCCGTCCGCATACCGAACGAATCCTCAATAACATCAAATACATTAGAATGTGTTAAAATGCCGACAAATTCATTATACTCATTTAAAACCGCTAAAAATGGGAGACGACGAATAACGTAAAAAGCTCTAAAAAAAGAATCCTTTTCAAAAATAAACGAATTTGGATTTTCCAGTACATCTTCTGTACTTACATCCTCTAATCTGCTATTACACTTCTTTTCTAAAAGATCTACTTTATAAATAATCCCCGTGAATTCCTTCTCATTCTCTGCTAATACAGGGATTGCGCGAAATCCCGTTTCATTCATAATTTGTAACGCCTTTTCACCAGAATCATTCGTTTTGCAAAATGTCACCTGCTGTTTTGGCAGAAAATGATATTTAACTCGCAAAATATGTTCCTCCTTACATGTCAACATGTAATCTATATATAATAAGGAGACCTATATTTTATGAGTGAAATTTTCTTTTAAAACGCTTTCATTTTTATGGAATGGTAATCTCTGTGAATACATCTTTATATAACAGAACTTTTTGCCCCTTTTATCATTAAAAGCTTTACGTGATAGTTCATTAAATACTCTATACCTTCCAACCATTTTTTCGCTTCTTCTGGGGTTTTCCCCCACACGATCATTCCGTAATTATGAACAAGGACTACTCCTCCACCTTCAATAAAATTTGGAACATTATTTTCTAATAAATTAGCGAATTTTTTTTCATCTTCTACAATTGGAATTGTCATTTCTGTAATACCATCTTTTCCAAAAACACGTTCCACACTACGTTTTTCGAATGTTACTTCTCCTTCTTTCCCATATAGCTCTGACATTAAATGACTATCTACAGTCTGTACTTGTAAAATGCATTCTGCACTACTTTTTTTATAAATATCCGCATGCATAAATGACTCTGTAGCTGGTTTTTCTTCGTTTTCAAATACTGGCTCACACATGCAATTTACGACAATAAAATCTTCTTCAGAAAATACCCCTTTATCTCTTCCCTCTACATTCACTAAAAATGTTAATGGCTCTTTTGACGTACACATCGATAAACTAATTTTTGTACCATAAAACCAATCGCGAAGTGCCAATTCTGCTTTCACATCTTTTAATTCGTTCCATTTCTTCAGAAAAAATAACATTTCGTCACCCCCGGCGTAATATTAATATAATGTTCAAATCCCTTCTATGTAAAAGGAATATTTTTTGATTATTCTAAAAATTTAATTGAATTATCACACGAGAATGCCTTTTTGTCAATATGGTTTCAGCACCTATCGGAAAAATAGGCCTATCACATGTAAGCACTCCTGTCGATTTAGTACTTGATTTTGTACATATAAAAAATACGTTATTCTTCTTATTAAAGAATAACGTATTTTTCTCATTTGTTATTTTTTTATTGCTTTATACAGAAATTGCGCATATTGCTCACGCGTTACGAAAGCATCCCCTGAAAAGTTCCCATTCCCGTCACCTTTTGATATATTATTATCCACTAAAGCTTTCACATATCCTTCTGCCCAATGACCTGTTGGTACGTCTGTAAAGTTCCCCACATTATTTTTATTTTCCTTTAACTGAAATACTTTTTGTAATACTACTGACATCTCGTACCTAGTTAATACTCCTTCAGGGCGAAACTTCCCTGTACCGTCTCCTTGCATAATTCCAGCTTGTGCAACTGTAGCAATATCTTGCTCAAACATATGCCCTTTCGTATCAGTAAACATCTCTTTCTGCTCTACTTTACTTTCTAATTTCAAGTACCTTTGTACTAAAGACGCAACTTGTCCACGAGTAATATTATCCCCAAATCCAAATTGTCCATTTCCATATCCTTTAAAAATATTTTCATTCGCTAAATAATTAATTGCTGCTTCTGACCAATGTCCTTTCGGCACATCTTTAAATTCTATTACTGCTTCTATTTCCTCGTCTTCTTTAGAAGTATTATCCTCTTTACTTTCTACCACATTTTGAATAACAGATCCTGTGAAGAAGATTCCTGTATCCGCAAATGGATCTTTCACTCCAAATTCATATACTTTTTCACCTGGTATACTCCACTTAACTGCATCGTTACTATACGTACCACCTTCGCTCTTCAAACGAATTTTTGTAGAGATTTTACCGTCTTTTTCATATACAGGTACTTTCACTTCTTTATTTACTTCTGTTTCCTCTAAAAATACTTTTTGATTTTGAACATTGATGTAAGCTGTTTTACTTAGTTCTATAACTGGTCGAACATCACGGATTTCATTTGCAACAAAACTTAGGTATACTAATTTTTTCAAATTACTAACTGGTGATAAGTCTGAAATATAGTTTGCTTCTAAATCAAGTTTTTGTAAGTTTACTAGATTTGATAATGGAGTAATATCCTTTAACTCATTATTAGGTAAATCTAATTCTGTAAGTTGGGTCATTTTAGCAAGTGGTGTCACATCTTCAATTTGATTTTTCCCGATAAATAACTTACTTAATTGATTCATTTGATCAATGCCCGATAAATCTTTAACTTTATTACGTGTTAATACTAAGTCTGTTAAAGGTAATGAATACAACGGTTTAATATCTTCAATTTGATTACCTGCTAAAGTTAAGTATGTTACATTTTTCAACGCGCTTAATGGAGCAACGTTTGTAATTTTATTATTTGCTAAATTCAAGTAATCTAGTTGTTCCATTTTCGCTAATGCTGTTACATCTTCTATTTGGTTGCCTGATAGATATAAACTTTTTACATTTTTCATTTCAATTAGTGGTGCAACGTTTGTAATTTTATTATTACTTAAATCAAGAGATTCTAAATTATCCATCTTAACAAGTGGGGTTACATCTACAAATTCATTACCACGCAAAGCTAAATGGTTTAATTGCTTTAGGTTCGCAAAGAACGACGGATCTTTTATCTTCGCATTCGCAACTGTTAAAGATTTTAAATTTGGCATATATTTTAATGCACTATAATCAAGAATCTCATTCGTATTTAAAAACAAGTCATTTACTTGTAATAACTCTTCTTTCGTAATTGGGGTATTTAAATCTTGTCTATTAAATACTTTTTTGTTAACCAGTTCTCTTAGTTTCTTATCTGTTATCATGTTTTGACTATCAACCGGAGTATCCGTTTCTGTATTGCCTGAATTAGAGTTATCATCTGGTTTCTCTGTTTCGCCTAAAGTTGGATCTTTAATTTCAAATTGAACTTGATATTTGTGATCATATCCAATAGCTGGAATAAGTATATGCATTTGCATATTATGCTTCTTCTCAAATTCACCAATTTCAAATTGAACTACTTTCGTTCCATTTTTCCTCTTATCTTCTGACAAAACTTTCACGTCATGAAATACACCAGGTTGGTTTTTATCCTCTATTCTAAGATATTGAAAATAATCGCTATCTTGTACGGTTACAGTAACAATTTTTTTCCCGTCTTCAATTGCTACTTTAGGATTTTTTATGTACTGAGAAACCATAGATGGCTCATCTTTTTGATCCTTATATATTTTAATCTCAGTATCATACGTGCGATTACTGGCTGCTGCTACCGACTGGTTTGCTTCAATTTTTATTGCAGCTAACGCTGGAGTAGAATACGCAGCAAATGGAATAGCTAATGTTGTTGCTACTACTAGAGCTTTAATATAACTTTTTTTCAAAATAATATCCCCTTGTCTTATATATATTTTAATTGATAATTCCTATCAATTAATAACATAATAAATGATAATGAATCTCATTATCATTGTCAATGGGAATATTACATTAAGTTTATATTTCCATAGCTAAAAAATAAAAAACCCTTTACTCAAAGGGCTTTTTTGCCTATCGTATGAAGGATTTCACTTTTTTCTTTTTCATTAATAACACCAATTTTTTGCAAAATGTTTGCATACAATACAAGTTTATTATATATCCGTTCCGACATACTTCCCCTTCTTTCCTTCGACCAACTTTTTTTGTATTGGTAAATTATATGAACAAGATGAGAAAATGTGTCCACTTTTTGCATAAATACAAATCTTTTATTTTGTTACTTGCTGATAGTAAAATTCCCACCTAAAAATTAGGTGGGAGTCTAAATGTATTCAATTCATTTAGCAAACTGTCCATTGAATATTATTCTTTTTAACTTCTTCTTCAAAACTATATGGCATTTTTTTATCACAAATAACATGTTGAATACGAGAAAATCCTGCTATTCGGTAGTTCCCTTTTACGCCTACCTTTGTATGATCACATAAAATATACGTTTTCTCCGATAATTTAATCATCGCTTCTGACAGTTTCGCTTTTTCTAATTCAAAGCTGGAAACCCCAAAGCTAGGTAACAATCCATCAATCGAAACGAACGCTTTATGAAAATGAAATTGATGAATTACTTGCTGAGAAATAGATCCTGATACGCGCGAATGCTTCGGGGATATTTTCCCGCCAATAAATAAAACTTCACCGTGAAACATCTTTTTATTAATGGAAGAGATTAATTGTGTCGCGACTGGAAAAGAGCTTGTAACAATCGTCAAATTTTTACGATGAACAAGATATGGAACCATTTGAAGTGGTGTACTCCCATCATCAATCGCAATGACGTCACCATCTTCTACAAATGTCGCTGCTTTATAACCAATTCTTTTCTTCTCTTCTATATGCAGCATCTCTCTTTCTAACATCGGTGCCTCTACCCCAGCGCCTGGAAGTTGAACTGCTCCACCATACACTTTCTTCAACTTCTTTTCACGATCTAATTCTTCTAAATATCGACGAATTGTTTCTGTTGATACAGCGAATTCTCTCGCTAATTCTGAAACTTTTACTTTCCCTTTAAACTCTACCTTCTCAAGAATTGTCCTCTTTCTTTCTTCACCTACTACAGACATAGCCTCACCCCATTTATATCTAACTCATAAACTGCCTTACTTATACAAAGGTATAATTTTCTTTGTAAGTAGAAATCTCTTCATGAATATAAATACCGCGCTTTTCTAGTTCATCAAAAATAATTTGTGGATTTTCGAAAGCTTCTTCAGGAGTAATAACACCGACTTTACTAACTACTCCTTTTGCAATTAACTCTGTAGCGATTCCAAATGGGATACCAACATTTCTTGTATAGGCTCTTAATTTCTCCCAACCTACTACAGAACCATCAGATAGCGGATGTGTATGGTATAATACATGTCGCTGTTTTTGATTATTTTTCATACCTACTACTTCTACATAAAGTGCATAACCATAAAGTTCTGTTGCTTGCCCTTCTTTCGATTTTAATAGATACTTCGAAATACAATCCATAATACCAATTTCTTTACCGTTTATTTCAATTTGATCATTACGCAATATACCATAATCATATAAAGCACGAACGAGCTGCATATTTTGCTCTGGCCAAGTTCCTCTTGTTTCAATAAGCTGTACACCTTTATCCTCCAGTGCCTTCGCTAACGTAATCGTTTCTGAATGCGGGATTATATACTGCATTGTTTTTCCGTAAGGCGCTGGTAATTCAATTTCTCTCGGGCGCGCAAACGGAGGTACTTGCTTAAATTCACCTTCCTCATATACTGTACGCGTCGGTAAATGTGGATCATATTCATATGTCGTTGTCTCTGTAATTGATGCAGAAAAAGCAATTGGACGATACGAGCCATGACTTACTCGAACTGACTCTACAGTATCTAGCTGATTTGCTGCATGCATGGCCATCATTTGCGTTACACCTGGTGTCATACCAAACCCAGGTAAACATGTTGTTCCATGTTGAACAAATTTAGAGTGGGATTCATTTTCTTCACCGAATCCATTTAAGTTCACACCGTGACAGCCGGCATCTGCGATACAGCGAGTAGACAATCCATTTAACTTTATCGTCGTACCATCCATTACAATGTCATAGCCTTTCATTTTTGCGACCGTATCCTCATGATTTGTCACATCGACTTTCACAAAATCAACACGAGGATCATTTAACCACTCTACTACTTTACGGCCCTCTTCTTCGTTAAAATCGGCTACCGTAATCGTCTCAAAAGATGAAAATTGAACTAAATCTAAAATTGCTTCACGACAAATTTTACCTGCTCCACCTAAACAAAATACTTTCATCCTATAACAACTCCTTTAGCAATACTATCCACTAAACGTTTTATATCTTCTTCATGTACATCACCGATATTCCCAATGCGGAACGTATCTACTTTCGAAATTTTGCCTGGATAAATAACAAATCCGTACCGCTTTAATTCGTTATATAACTGCTGAAATTCAAATCTTTCTTCTGGATAAATGAAAGATGTAATAATAGGAGATTGATATTTTTCATCTACTAGTGGCTTAAAGCCTATTTCTTTCATTTTGTTCACTAATAATTTTTGATTATTATAATATCTATTATAACGGGCTCTTACTCCGCCTTCTTCTTCTAATTCAAGCAATGCCTGATAAAAAGCGTGTACAACATGTGTAGGTGAAGTAAAGCGCCATTTCCCATTTTGCTCTTCCATCGTTTCCCACTGATCATATAAATCTAATGATAAAGAACGAGCTTGCCCTTTACATTTCAATAGTTCATCACGATTTGCGATGACAAAACCGAATCCAGGAACACCTTGAATACATTTATTCGCACTACTAATTAGAAAGTCAATTTGCAACTCAGCGATATCTATTTCAATACCACCGAAACTACTCATCGCGTCAACCAGTGTAACTTTTCCGTATTGTTTTCCCAATTTACATACGTCTACAATTGGATTAATAATACCTGTAGTTGTTTCACAATGAACAACTACAATATGTGTGATCTCTTTATCTTGTTGCAATAACTGTTCTACTTCTGCAATATTAGTAGGCTCCCACTCTTCTGTTTGACTGACCACCACATCTATATGTAACATCTCTGCCATTTGTACAATCCGCTTACCGTACGCACCATTTGTACAAACTAGCAGCTTTCCGTTTGTAGGAATAACAGAACCGATTACTGCTTCAACCGAAAACGTACCGCTTCCCTGCATTAAAACTGTTGTGTACTTTTCTTCTTCCTTTGTTGCTAACGATACAAGCCTATTTCTTACATCTTGCACCATCGTGTTATATTCAACATCCCACGTACACCAATCATATAACATAACTTTTTTTACAGTTTTTGTTGTCGTTAATGGTCCTGGCGTTAATAATAAGTAGTGATTTTCATTCATGATCCTATGCCCCTTTTATGAAATAATAAGTTCTTGTTTCTCGATATGTTCCATTACGTTTTCGAGTTCCTGCATCGTTTCAATCGTAAAATGTGCCCCATTTTCAATGAAACGATTACGAACTATCTCCATTTTTTCACGAAGCTCTAATAGATCCATATTCTCAACTTCCTCTTCCGTTAAACCGAGCTCACTACTGCCAAGAATTACACCTACTGTCCACATACCAGCATTTCTTCCCTCTTTCATATCTGATACCGTGTCTCCAATTTTTATCATATGATTCATTGGATATACACCAAGCTCCATCGCATTTTTATAGCACATCCACGGATACGGACGACCTGCTGGAACATCATCTGGTGTTACAAGAAAATCAGGTTTATATCCTTGTATTTCTGCTTCTTTTGCAACAATGTCCAT
Proteins encoded:
- the cbpA gene encoding cyclic di-AMP binding protein CbpA codes for the protein MRVKYHFLPKQQVTFCKTNDSGEKALQIMNETGFRAIPVLAENEKEFTGIIYKVDLLEKKCNSRLEDVSTEDVLENPNSFIFEKDSFFRAFYVIRRLPFLAVLNEYNEFVGILTHSNVFDVIEDSFGMRTGGYILTIATQDCKGTIKELGTLLKAYNIGGLFTLDNGDQYIRRVIVNISDELNEKKLKQLIEKIEKKGFRVSHVDYI
- a CDS encoding class II aldolase/adducin family protein, with translation MLFFLKKWNELKDVKAELALRDWFYGTKISLSMCTSKEPLTFLVNVEGRDKGVFSEEDFIVVNCMCEPVFENEEKPATESFMHADIYKKSSAECILQVQTVDSHLMSELYGKEGEVTFEKRSVERVFGKDGITEMTIPIVEDEKKFANLLENNVPNFIEGGGVVLVHNYGMIVWGKTPEEAKKWLEGIEYLMNYHVKLLMIKGAKSSVI
- a CDS encoding NEAT domain-containing leucine-rich repeat protein yields the protein MKKSYIKALVVATTLAIPFAAYSTPALAAIKIEANQSVAAASNRTYDTEIKIYKDQKDEPSMVSQYIKNPKVAIEDGKKIVTVTVQDSDYFQYLRIEDKNQPGVFHDVKVLSEDKRKNGTKVVQFEIGEFEKKHNMQMHILIPAIGYDHKYQVQFEIKDPTLGETEKPDDNSNSGNTETDTPVDSQNMITDKKLRELVNKKVFNRQDLNTPITKEELLQVNDLFLNTNEILDYSALKYMPNLKSLTVANAKIKDPSFFANLKQLNHLALRGNEFVDVTPLVKMDNLESLDLSNNKITNVAPLIEMKNVKSLYLSGNQIEDVTALAKMEQLDYLNLANNKITNVAPLSALKNVTYLTLAGNQIEDIKPLYSLPLTDLVLTRNKVKDLSGIDQMNQLSKLFIGKNQIEDVTPLAKMTQLTELDLPNNELKDITPLSNLVNLQKLDLEANYISDLSPVSNLKKLVYLSFVANEIRDVRPVIELSKTAYINVQNQKVFLEETEVNKEVKVPVYEKDGKISTKIRLKSEGGTYSNDAVKWSIPGEKVYEFGVKDPFADTGIFFTGSVIQNVVESKEDNTSKEDEEIEAVIEFKDVPKGHWSEAAINYLANENIFKGYGNGQFGFGDNITRGQVASLVQRYLKLESKVEQKEMFTDTKGHMFEQDIATVAQAGIMQGDGTGKFRPEGVLTRYEMSVVLQKVFQLKENKNNVGNFTDVPTGHWAEGYVKALVDNNISKGDGNGNFSGDAFVTREQYAQFLYKAIKK
- a CDS encoding DeoR/GlpR family DNA-binding transcription regulator; protein product: MSVVGEERKRTILEKVEFKGKVKVSELAREFAVSTETIRRYLEELDREKKLKKVYGGAVQLPGAGVEAPMLEREMLHIEEKKRIGYKAATFVEDGDVIAIDDGSTPLQMVPYLVHRKNLTIVTSSFPVATQLISSINKKMFHGEVLFIGGKISPKHSRVSGSISQQVIHQFHFHKAFVSIDGLLPSFGVSSFELEKAKLSEAMIKLSEKTYILCDHTKVGVKGNYRIAGFSRIQHVICDKKMPYSFEEEVKKNNIQWTVC
- a CDS encoding saccharopine dehydrogenase C-terminal domain-containing protein is translated as MKVFCLGGAGKICREAILDLVQFSSFETITVADFNEEEGRKVVEWLNDPRVDFVKVDVTNHEDTVAKMKGYDIVMDGTTIKLNGLSTRCIADAGCHGVNLNGFGEENESHSKFVQHGTTCLPGFGMTPGVTQMMAMHAANQLDTVESVRVSHGSYRPIAFSASITETTTYEYDPHLPTRTVYEEGEFKQVPPFARPREIELPAPYGKTMQYIIPHSETITLAKALEDKGVQLIETRGTWPEQNMQLVRALYDYGILRNDQIEINGKEIGIMDCISKYLLKSKEGQATELYGYALYVEVVGMKNNQKQRHVLYHTHPLSDGSVVGWEKLRAYTRNVGIPFGIATELIAKGVVSKVGVITPEEAFENPQIIFDELEKRGIYIHEEISTYKENYTFV
- the phnW gene encoding 2-aminoethylphosphonate--pyruvate transaminase, with protein sequence MNENHYLLLTPGPLTTTKTVKKVMLYDWCTWDVEYNTMVQDVRNRLVSLATKEEEKYTTVLMQGSGTFSVEAVIGSVIPTNGKLLVCTNGAYGKRIVQMAEMLHIDVVVSQTEEWEPTNIAEVEQLLQQDKEITHIVVVHCETTTGIINPIVDVCKLGKQYGKVTLVDAMSSFGGIEIDIAELQIDFLISSANKCIQGVPGFGFVIANRDELLKCKGQARSLSLDLYDQWETMEEQNGKWRFTSPTHVVHAFYQALLELEEEGGVRARYNRYYNNQKLLVNKMKEIGFKPLVDEKYQSPIITSFIYPEERFEFQQLYNELKRYGFVIYPGKISKVDTFRIGNIGDVHEEDIKRLVDSIAKGVVIG
- the phnX gene encoding phosphonoacetaldehyde hydrolase is translated as MKIEAVIFDWAGTTVDYGCFAPLEVFMKIFHKRGVEITVEEARKPMGLLKIDHVRALTEMPRIANEWKRVFGQLPTEADIHEMYEEFEEILFAILPRYATPIEGIKEVVASLRERGIKVGSTTGYTREMMDIVAKEAEIQGYKPDFLVTPDDVPAGRPYPWMCYKNAMELGVYPMNHMIKIGDTVSDMKEGRNAGMWTVGVILGSSELGLTEEEVENMDLLELREKMEIVRNRFIENGAHFTIETMQELENVMEHIEKQELIIS